A stretch of the Clostridium fungisolvens genome encodes the following:
- the sufU gene encoding Fe-S cluster assembly sulfur transfer protein SufU has protein sequence MDLSNIYTQLIMEHNNSTRNKRHLEEIDRVEKGHNPSCGDEIQLEIKFDGDYIRDAAFTGTGCAISQASTSIMIDLIKGKRKAEALELVNTFISMIKKDITDDEELEKLEDALIFKNISNMPARVKCAVLAWHTLNEAIKSE, from the coding sequence ATGGATCTCAGTAATATATACACTCAACTTATAATGGAGCACAACAATTCAACTAGAAACAAACGTCACTTAGAAGAAATAGATAGAGTTGAAAAAGGTCACAATCCGAGTTGCGGTGACGAAATACAACTTGAAATAAAATTTGATGGTGATTATATAAGAGATGCTGCTTTCACAGGTACAGGTTGCGCTATTTCGCAAGCCTCTACTTCTATAATGATAGACCTTATTAAAGGAAAAAGAAAAGCCGAAGCATTAGAGCTTGTAAATACATTTATATCAATGATAAAGAAAGATATCACTGATGATGAAGAATTAGAAAAACTTGAAGATGCTCTCATATTCAAAAATATATCTAACATGCCAGCAAGAGTAAAATGTGCTGTCCTAGCATGGCACACCTTAAATGAAGCTATTAAAAGCGAATAA
- a CDS encoding sensor domain-containing diguanylate cyclase translates to MNTETNINEIDMLLLKINEVRYNNPEKAIKLSLEALSLSESINYALGVAASKHMISSCYYTIGNYEEAISLTFDSLDFFIKENIYDLQWSSYNLLGNSFSELGDYERGMDFYNNAEEIAYLVDDGKKFDTNSSKEKAMVRTLNNIAENYKLLKAYDESLEYCNRAYDIDKNYDFQFSKGVTILSLGELYYLLQDYDKANTLSFRALEYFKKYNYTLGQPECYKLAALTYWKKNDFDKADEYFNITIDRIEAQSSPYNEIDVYINYYQYLKDRNNLEKSLTILHKAYDLSIKNNFVEKISETASILSIFYAELKDFQTAFNYFNMHLENERINAAYLNKHRVNNLNISKKIKKIELEKKEIIDNNENLQRKSESLQMVVEKLSIISELGQKITSNLDLDSIIDILYSSIKDFMDLTYLSIGLYDEENSVVNYLDVIEHGKKKKKKSTNVENQSNFTSICIETEDFVIINDMNKEFSKYMDSETYQAVMDKDQYELQSLIFCPLKVNSKVIGVMSIQSEEKNSFTSYHVEMVKSLSSYAAIAINNAIKSKQLEMEIEKTHAVQFELKKLNEKLLFLSENDSMTKIPNRRKLDKYLYELWEKYVQEKKVLSLIIFDIDNFKEYNDNYGHIAGDKCIVTIANILSSVKDENYFPARYGGDEFVVVLPEYQLDRALDFGESLKQKVAMANIPHKFSTVSDKVTLSIGITSLVPSNDLTINEFMNKADDALYLAKKRGKNQIASFIN, encoded by the coding sequence ATGAATACAGAAACCAATATAAACGAAATAGACATGCTTCTCTTAAAAATAAATGAAGTTAGATATAATAATCCCGAAAAAGCCATAAAGCTTTCATTAGAAGCCCTATCACTATCAGAAAGTATAAACTACGCTTTAGGTGTAGCAGCATCAAAACATATGATATCTAGCTGTTACTATACTATAGGGAATTATGAAGAAGCTATAAGTTTGACCTTTGACTCTCTAGATTTTTTTATTAAAGAAAATATATATGATCTTCAATGGAGCTCTTACAACTTACTAGGCAACAGCTTTAGTGAACTTGGTGATTATGAAAGAGGTATGGATTTCTACAATAATGCTGAAGAAATAGCATATTTAGTGGATGACGGAAAGAAGTTTGATACTAACTCTTCTAAAGAAAAAGCAATGGTTCGTACATTAAACAATATTGCTGAAAATTATAAGCTTCTAAAAGCCTATGATGAGTCACTAGAATATTGTAATAGAGCTTATGATATTGATAAAAATTATGATTTTCAATTTTCTAAGGGCGTAACAATTCTCAGCTTAGGAGAATTGTATTATCTACTTCAGGACTATGATAAGGCAAATACCCTATCCTTTAGAGCACTTGAATATTTTAAAAAATATAACTATACATTAGGTCAACCAGAATGTTATAAACTTGCAGCCCTTACCTATTGGAAGAAGAATGATTTTGATAAAGCAGATGAGTATTTTAATATCACAATAGATAGGATTGAAGCTCAAAGTTCGCCTTATAATGAAATAGATGTTTATATAAATTATTATCAATATCTTAAGGATAGAAATAATTTAGAAAAATCTTTAACTATTCTTCACAAGGCATATGATCTATCTATAAAAAATAATTTTGTAGAAAAAATATCGGAAACTGCTTCTATCCTATCAATATTTTATGCTGAACTCAAAGATTTTCAAACTGCTTTTAACTACTTTAACATGCATCTAGAGAACGAAAGAATTAATGCTGCATATTTAAATAAACATAGAGTAAACAACTTGAATATAAGTAAAAAAATTAAAAAAATAGAGCTAGAAAAAAAGGAAATTATAGATAACAATGAAAATCTTCAAAGAAAGTCAGAATCTCTCCAAATGGTTGTAGAGAAATTATCTATAATAAGTGAATTAGGTCAAAAAATCACTTCAAACCTAGATTTAGACTCTATTATTGATATTCTTTATTCAAGTATAAAAGATTTTATGGATTTAACATATTTGAGTATTGGTTTATATGATGAGGAAAACTCAGTAGTTAACTACTTAGATGTAATTGAGCATGGGAAAAAGAAAAAAAAGAAAAGCACAAATGTTGAAAATCAGTCGAACTTTACAAGCATATGTATCGAAACAGAAGATTTTGTAATCATAAATGATATGAACAAAGAATTTTCAAAATACATGGATAGCGAAACCTACCAAGCTGTTATGGACAAAGATCAATATGAGTTGCAATCTTTAATTTTCTGCCCTCTTAAGGTAAATTCTAAGGTAATCGGTGTTATGTCCATACAAAGTGAAGAAAAAAATTCTTTTACTTCTTATCACGTAGAAATGGTTAAATCACTTTCGTCATATGCTGCTATTGCTATAAATAACGCTATAAAATCAAAACAATTAGAGATGGAGATAGAGAAAACACATGCCGTTCAATTTGAACTAAAAAAATTAAATGAAAAATTATTATTTCTTTCTGAAAATGATAGTATGACTAAAATTCCTAATAGAAGAAAACTTGATAAATATTTATATGAGTTATGGGAAAAGTATGTACAAGAAAAAAAGGTTTTATCTCTGATAATTTTTGATATCGACAACTTTAAAGAATATAACGACAACTATGGTCATATTGCCGGTGATAAGTGTATCGTTACTATAGCTAATATTTTATCCAGTGTTAAAGATGAAAATTACTTCCCTGCAAGATATGGCGGAGATGAATTTGTAGTTGTATTGCCTGAATATCAACTAGATAGAGCTTTAGACTTTGGTGAAAGTTTAAAACAAAAAGTGGCTATGGCAAATATACCACATAAATTTTCAACAGTATCTGATAAAGTAACACTATCAATCGGAATAACTTCACTTGTTCCAAGCAATGATCTAACTATAAATGAATTTATGAACAAAGCTGATGATGCTCTATATCTTGCTAAGAAAAGAGGAAAAAATCAGATAGCTAGTTTTATTAATTAA
- a CDS encoding DUF5050 domain-containing protein codes for MKSKKLVSLLLSLLTAVSFTVIPRNISIVKAATSDDVGIQYTAHVQNIGWQSPVKDGQEAGTDGKSLRVEALKIKLVNAPSNSHIKYQAHVQNIGWQAPVSDEQEVGTDGKSLRIEALKISLVNMPGYSVQYRVHVQNIGWMDWVSDGQQAGTDGRSLRVEALQIRIVKTSQNTSLGVQYQGHVQNIGWQAPVSDGEEAGTEGKSLRIEALKIGLTNAPVDAHVKYQTHVQNIGWQDPVEDNVTAGTSGKSLRIEAIKISLENISGYSIQYRSYVQNIGWQPWVSDGQEAGTSGKSLRIEAIEIKIVKKSDGTTPNIIPVSSINLNKTTSTLKLGSKDTLTTTITPSNATDNTILWSSTNTSVATVADGVVTAVGIGNTIIKATSKDGSKSSTCTVTVNNSGTFFGNTEGNIVNGGISVQQGDWIYYCQYDNTANYPGAPDNSAIYKMKSDGSNVTKLITTKSFNLNIKDDWIYYINMSDSKMYKIKTDGSSSQKLSDTEVLYDMIIVGDLIYVKPPSGPITRFGLDGNFYDVFWGGGRDFVVADDTVYFTYMGDNESIWTTFPNNTKLNNEPSYKINVYGNHIYYINSQDNICSMNTSGGNSTLLSSDKVQSLLVDNNWIYYSNKNDGFKLYKMQVDGTNKTMVSAESIPEFNIVGDLVAYSSNGKTNFIKK; via the coding sequence ATGAAATCTAAAAAATTAGTATCATTATTGTTATCACTGCTCACTGCAGTATCTTTTACAGTAATACCTCGTAATATCTCTATAGTAAAGGCAGCCACTTCTGATGATGTGGGGATTCAATATACAGCCCACGTACAAAATATAGGTTGGCAAAGTCCAGTAAAAGATGGACAAGAGGCAGGCACTGATGGAAAATCTCTTAGAGTTGAGGCTTTAAAGATTAAACTAGTCAATGCTCCCTCTAACAGTCATATAAAATATCAAGCTCATGTGCAAAACATAGGTTGGCAGGCTCCTGTTTCAGATGAACAAGAGGTAGGTACTGATGGAAAATCTCTTAGAATTGAAGCCTTAAAAATCTCATTAGTAAATATGCCTGGATATTCCGTGCAGTATAGAGTCCATGTTCAAAATATAGGTTGGATGGATTGGGTAAGTGATGGCCAACAGGCAGGTACCGATGGAAGATCCTTAAGAGTTGAAGCACTGCAAATAAGAATTGTAAAGACTTCACAAAACACTTCACTAGGAGTACAGTATCAAGGGCATGTTCAAAATATAGGCTGGCAAGCTCCTGTTTCAGACGGAGAAGAGGCTGGTACCGAAGGAAAATCTCTTAGAATTGAAGCCTTAAAAATAGGTTTAACAAATGCTCCTGTAGACGCACATGTAAAATATCAAACCCATGTCCAAAATATTGGTTGGCAAGATCCTGTAGAAGATAATGTAACGGCTGGGACAAGTGGAAAATCTCTAAGAATAGAAGCTATTAAAATATCATTAGAGAACATTTCTGGATACTCGATACAATATAGATCATATGTGCAAAACATAGGGTGGCAACCTTGGGTATCGGATGGTCAAGAAGCTGGTACAAGCGGGAAATCTCTTAGAATTGAAGCTATAGAAATAAAAATAGTAAAAAAATCTGATGGAACAACACCAAATATAATTCCTGTATCTTCAATAAATTTAAACAAAACAACTAGTACTTTAAAATTAGGAAGCAAAGATACTTTAACTACAACAATAACACCGAGTAACGCGACAGATAACACAATATTATGGTCTTCTACAAATACAAGTGTTGCTACAGTAGCTGATGGAGTTGTAACTGCTGTAGGTATCGGAAACACAATTATTAAAGCGACTTCTAAAGATGGAAGTAAATCTTCTACATGTACTGTAACTGTAAATAATTCTGGAACATTTTTTGGAAATACAGAAGGCAATATAGTGAATGGCGGAATATCAGTTCAGCAAGGTGATTGGATTTATTATTGCCAATATGATAATACTGCCAATTATCCAGGTGCTCCTGATAATAGTGCTATATATAAAATGAAATCTGACGGAAGTAATGTAACCAAACTCATCACTACAAAATCTTTTAATTTGAATATAAAAGATGATTGGATATATTATATAAACATGTCTGATAGCAAAATGTATAAAATCAAGACAGATGGAAGTAGCAGTCAGAAACTTTCAGATACAGAAGTCTTATACGACATGATTATTGTTGGAGATTTGATATACGTTAAACCACCCTCAGGCCCAATCACACGCTTCGGCCTTGATGGTAATTTTTATGATGTCTTTTGGGGAGGCGGAAGAGACTTCGTAGTAGCAGATGATACTGTTTACTTCACGTATATGGGTGACAACGAAAGTATATGGACCACTTTTCCTAACAATACTAAGTTAAATAATGAACCTTCTTACAAAATTAATGTTTATGGAAATCATATTTATTACATCAATTCACAAGATAATATTTGTAGCATGAATACTAGTGGAGGCAATAGCACCCTACTATCAAGCGATAAAGTTCAGTCACTATTAGTGGATAATAACTGGATTTACTATAGCAACAAAAATGATGGGTTTAAGTTGTATAAGATGCAAGTAGATGGCACCAATAAAACTATGGTAAGCGCTGAAAGTATACCAGAATTTAATATAGTAGGCGATTTAGTTGCATATAGCTCTAATGGTAAAACTAACTTTATAAAAAAATAG